The nucleotide sequence GCTTGGAAGAAGTAAAACAAGCGATGTTTGGCTCAAGACCAATCTCCCAGTCAAAACCAGATCCGTTTGCTGCTCCGAAGCGTACAGCTAAGAAGACCGTAAACACTGGGACGGGCGGAGAGAGAATTGGTTGGCAGGCAGGAGATAAAGCAAACCATAAAAAGTGGGGTCAAGGTACTGTTGTAAAAGTCCAAGGAGAGGGCGAAGCGACAGAATTAGATATTGCCTTTCCAGCTCCTGTTGGAATCAAACGTCTATTAGCAAAGTTTGCGCCTATTACAAAAGAGTAAATTGAGGTGTTTGGCATGAATGTGGAACTAGCCAAAGAAAAATTAGCTGCTCTAAGAGATGAGCTTAACCAATACAATTATGAATATCACGTTTTAGATCGTCCTTCCGTTTCAGATTATGAGTATGACGTGAAGATGCGTGAGCTCAAGGATATAGAAGCACAGTTTCCTGAGCTGATTACAGCAGATTCTCCCTCACAACGAGTAGGGGGAGAACCGCTGGAATCATTCCAAAAGGTGAACCATGCGATTCCGATGCTTAGTTTAGGCAATGCCTTTAACGAGCAAGACTTACGTGACTTTGACCGACGTGTACGAGATGGAATCGGGGAAGAACCAACCTACGTATGTGAACTAAAAATTGATGGATTAGCCGTTTCTCTATTATATGAAAATGGCCAGTTTGTTCGGGGAGCCACACGTGGGGATGGTACAACGGGCGAGGAGATTACGAATAACTTGAAAACGATTCGTAGTATTCCGTTAAAGCTATCGAACGAAGAAACGATGGAAGTACGAGGAGAAGCATTTATGCCTCATAAGTCGTTCGTGAAATTAAATGAAGTAAAGGAAGAGAACGGGGAAGAACCATTTGCCAATCCTCGGAATGCAGCAGCAGGATCATTAAGACAGCTCGATCCTAAAATTGCCGCAAAACGAAATCTAGACATCTTTTTATACAGTGTTGGTTTATGGGAAGAGGGTCAATTAGAATCTCATAGTGAGCGATTGGAATACTTGAAAGAAATAGGCTTTAAAACGAATCCAGAGTGGAGAAAGTGTACGAATATAGACGAGGTCATTCAGTTTGTGGAAGGTTGGATGGAAAAGAGGCCACAGCTTAGCTATGAAATTGATGGAATTGTCATCAAGGTGGATCGTCTGGACCACCAAGAGCAATTAGGGTTCACGGCAAAAAGTCCGCGTTGGGCCATCGCTTATAAGTTTCCAGCAGAAGAAGTGGTGACAAAGCTGAAGGAGATTGAACTAAGTGTCGGTCGCACAGGAGTTATTACACCAACGGCAATTCTAGAACCAGTGAAGGTTGCTGGAACAACCGTGCAACGTGCATCTCTACATAATGAAGACTTAATCCGTGAAAAAGACATCCGTATAAACGATACAGTCGTCATTAAAAAAGCGGGCGATATTATACCAGAAGTTGTTCGAGTAATTACGGATCAACGGACTGGACAAGAGGACCCTTTTTACATGCCAACAGAATGTCCCGCTTGTGGAAGTGAGCTCATTCGTCTAGAGGAAGAAGTGGCACTCCGTTGTATTAATCCAAATTGTCCAGCACAACTAAAAGAAGGGTTAATCCACTTTGTTTCCCGGAATGCCATGAATATTGATGGATTGGGAGAAAAAGTGGTGGAACAACTTTTTGAAGAAAAGCTAATCCATACGATTGCCGATCTTTATAAGCTGCAACGAGACGATTTGTTGAAGCTAGAACGAATGGGAGAGAAATCCGTCGACAACCTTCTTAACGCGATTGAATCGTCCAAGCAAAATTCGTTGGAAAGATTATTGTTCGGATTAGGTATTCGTTACGTAGGCTCAAAAGCTGCAAAGACGTTAGCCGAGTATTTTGAACAGATGGAACAGCTAATGAAGGCTACAGCTGCTGATTTAGTAGCCATTAATGAAATCGGCGATAAAATGGCGGAGTCCATTGAACGTTATTTTTCAGAAGAAAAAGTACAAAATCTAATCAAGGAGCTCTATACACTAGGTCTAAACATGGAATATAAAGGGCCTAAACGTTCCGAACAAGCGGCAGATTCCGTATTCTCTGGAAAAACGATTGTTTTAACAGGAAAGCTAGAAACATTCGGTCGTACGGAAGCGAAGGAACGAATTGAGGCACTAGGTGGAAAAATAACCGGAAGTGTTAGTAAGAAAACAGATCTTCTTATCGCTGGTGAAGATGCGGGGTCGAAGTATGATAAAGCGAAGGATTTAGGAATTGAGATTTGGGACGAACAACAGCTTATCCAAGCATTAGAAGGTTAGGGAGTGGAAAAATTGAGAAAGAAGCTAATACTAATGTTGGTTGGACTTCTTCTTTTAACGAGCTGTGCACCATCCTTTGATAATTCAGAAGAAGATATTGTAGAAGAAAATCAAGATCAAACCAATCAAGAGACGGCGATAATCCCTAGCTACAGCTTATCGGAAGAAAACTACCGTGTGATTCTACCATACAAACTTGGAAAAGCAAGAGGGGTTATTGTAAATCAGGTGTTCAACAGGTTGGATATAGATGAACTAGAGGAAGGGTTAAAACGTCATTCTAAAGATGTCTTTGAACCAGACAAATATTTCTTTCAAGAAGGACAATACTTAACAGAAGATATTGTTTATGAATGGCTAGGCTCTGCAAAACCTGATGAAGAAGGAAATCAAGGGTTAAATCCACCATTAGCAGAAAATGCAACGAAGAAACAACATCAGGAGAACCCGAGATACCTGTCCCACATTTTGGAGCAGGATTACTTAATGAAGACCGGTGAGGATCGTGTTGTGTTAGGTGGTGTATCCATCGGACTTGCCATGAAGTCTGTGTATCGATTCCAGACAGAAATCGGTGGGCCCTACTTTTTCGAAAAGATATCCAAACAAGAAATGCTAAGTAAAGGCCAGGAGCTAGCTCAGAAAATCGTGGAGCGGATGAGAAAAATGGAAGGCTTGTCAAAGGTACCTATCATGGTTTCCTTGTACCGTGAAGAAGCACAAGACTCCATGGTGCCAGGGAACTTTGTAGCAAAAACGGTTGTGGAAGAAGGGAGTTCATCTGTAGGAGATTGGGAAGAAATAAACGAAAAGCATGTATTATTCCCATCTGATGAAGCGTCTGAAAACTACAAAGAGGATGCGAACAACCTGTCCTTCTTTGAACAAGATATTGCGGAATACTTCCCGAATTATACAAGCGTGATTGGAAAAGGATTCTATGTGAATGATGAGTTACAGAAACTAACGATTGAGATTCCAATCCAGTTTAATGGGAAAGCAGAAGTAGTTGGTTTTTCGCAATACGTGTATGGTTTGGTAGTGGAAGGGTTTCAGCCACACTATGACCTAGAAATAAACATTACATCAGGAGATCAGCAAGAAAGTCTCATAACGAGAGAAGCTGGTGAAGAGGAGCCGCAGGTTCATATTTACCATTAGAAAAAGAGGTCTGAAGTCTCTTGTGAATTATTTTTTGGTATGGGATTATATAGTGGTGGTTCAGAATGCCCACTAGCCAAGGGCTTTTCAAGTGAGGATAAAAGGAAATAAATTACCCCCTTAACTATGTAAAATAGGTAAGGGGTTTCTTAGGTTTAGGAAAGTTAGAAAGTTTCTCGTGTATTAAGGGGTGAAATTAGTTCATAACTTTCCCAATATGCATAACGCGGAAATGTGATATGATAGATTTAAGAAAGAAGTACAAGTCAAGCATTGGTACTATCGTTCTAGTTTCGAAACTATGAAGTAGGCAGAAAGCCTGTATGAGTTTAGAGGTGGACAATCCATGGAAATTGGTCCTTTTATAAAACTACATAGAATTAAACAAAACATGACGCAAGAGGACTTGGCAGACGGTATCGTATCCGAATCCTATCTTTCCAAAATTGAAAATCAAAAAACAACAGCAAGTCCAGATGTAATTAATCTACTTTGTTCCAGACTTGGCATTCAACTTAACAAAGAAGATGAATTAAACCTAAACGGGCAGTGCCAAGAATGGTTCGACATGCTTTTTGAGGTGAACAGCAAAGAACAGATCACTGAAAAGTATGAAGAACTGAAAGTCCTCGTAGAATCTCATTTATCTGATATGCAAGTATTGTTTGAGATTCATAAGATTAGGTATTTTTTGATCCTAGGTCAGAAACAAAACGCACTACAGCAAATTAATAATCTAAAAGATTTATCAGAAACATTTAATAGCGTTCAACAGTATTATTGGCTAAAGTTTAATGGGAACTATAATTCAGTAATTGGTGACCAACATTCCGCTTTAAGGTTTTATCAGTTGGCCGAGGAAAAGTATGGTCATAGTGATATATCTGAATCTGAGTTTGCAGATTTAAGATATACGATGTCAGTTACTCACAGTAAACTAAGAAACACATTGGAAGTTATTGACTATGCTAAAAAAGCATTAGAAGACTTTAGTAAACAATACAATTTTCGAAGATGTGCTCAATGCCACTTGTTATTAGGAATCTCATATCGAAGAATTAAAATTTATGATAAAGCCGAGAAAAATTATAACCTTGCGCAGCACTTAGCAAAACTAAACAATGACCAACAAACCATTGCTATTACTCATCAAAATCTCGGGTATTTACATTCGACTAAAGGTGAATCAGAGAAAGCTATCTTTTTCTTTAAAAAAGTAGTAGAGGATGGTCATAGTGATACTGTTGTACTTATTAAAGGGATGGCTTCCATTGTAAAAGAATACTATAATTTGCAAAAGTATGACGAAGCGATGGAAATGGTCAACGCAGGGCTCCATACATTAGAACAGTTAGAGTGGATTGAGAATTATCAGCTTTATTTCTATGAGCTTAAAACCTACCATGCAGTTTTGACTCACAACAAAGAAAAATTTGAGTCCGTAGTCATAAAAGAATTTCTACCTTATTTAAAAAAACAGAAACACTATGCTGAGCTAGTATCTTATGCAACCATGGCAGGCAAGCATTATGAAGACTTATTAAAATATAAAAGTGCTTCAGAATACTATAAACTTGCCATTTCAACCTATGAAGAATTAATTAAAATTTAAGGAGGAGTTTTAAAATGAAAAAGAATATCTTAAAAGCTGTATTCGCTGTCGCTCTAGTAGGGTTGGCTTTATTGGGACTTGGAACTTTAGGAAGTGTTACTGCTCACGATGCAGAACCATCTATTTTCTCTTATGAGCTTGGACATGATGCAGAACCATCTATTTTCTCTCATGAACTTGGACATGACGCAGAGCCATCCATCTTCTCTTTTGAGTTAGGTCATGATGCAGAGCCGTCTATCTTCTCATACTTTAAATTTGGTCATGATGCAGAACCATCTATTTTCTCTCATGAACTTGGACATGACGCAGAGCCATCCATCTTCTCCTTTGAATTAGGCCATGATGCAGAACCATCAATATTCTCAATCGGAAACACTCTTTAATAACTAACGTTTATTTCAATGCCTCAAGCATTGATCTAATATAACCACTACAACCTAATGAATCTTTCTTTGCCCGATATACATCATGTATCTCGGGTCTTTTTTTACCCAAAATCATTCTATGATTTATAAGTATCTTTTATGTCAAAAATAAGTAGGTTTATTCTAATATTTTTCGGGGTATTGAATAGGGGGCTATGTCACATATGAACATATTCTATCGAAATTTCTGTTGTTCCATCCTTCTTGATCGGTTCCTAAGATTAATAGGTATGGGACGAGGGTTGGGTACATAGATATTCCTTGTGGGGGGCAAGTCCCGATTTTTAAGTATGTTATACTTAAAGACGAATGTGCCTATTTCTAGCCTTTCATTACTAAGTAATATTGCTAGAAATTTGCATATAAATAGTAAAAAGGAGGGATGTAAGGTATGGATTATGCAATTGCGGGTGCAACTTGGTTCTGGTTATTTGTGCCTATGCCTATATTGATCATATTATCCATTATTTCGTTATTTACTGAGAGGAGAGAATAAGAGACTATGACTGGCGCAACTTTAATTACGTTTATTGTTTATTTAATTGGTATGTTATTAATTGGTGTCGTATCTTATCGACTAACGAGTAATTTATCAGATTATGTTTTAGGAGGAAGACGTTTAGGACCTGGTGTAGCAGCGTTAAGTGCTGGGGCATCGGATATGAGTGGTTGGTTACTACTTGGTCTTCCTGGAGCTGTATATGCAGCAGGTATGTCGGAAGCATGGATGGCAATTGGTTTATCCATCGGTGCCTATTTAAACTGGCAGTTTGTAGCACGTCCTTTACGTGTGTACACAGAGGTTTCGAATAACTCCATCACAATCCCTGACTTCTTAGAAAATCGTTTCCGCGATAAATCTCACATTCTTCGGGTGATTTCAGCACTCGTCATTTTGTTATTTTTCACATTTTATACATCATCCGGTATGGTTGGTGGCGCAAAGCTATTTGAAGCGTCCTTTGGTTTATCGTATAACCAAGCATTGTGGATTGGTGCTATTGTTATTGTATCCTATACATTCCTAGGTGGTTTCCTAGCTGTTAGTTGGACGGACTTTATTCAAGGTATTTTAATGTTCTTAGCACTTATCGTAGTTCCAATTCGTGCAATCTTTGTCATTGGTGGCTGGGATGCAACGGTTCAAGCGGTTGGTAATATTGACCCTAGTCACTTAAACATGGTAGCTGGTGTCGGTGGTTTAGCCATCGTGTCTTCCATGGCGTGGGGACTTGGATATTTCGGTCAACCACATATCATAACTCGTTTTATGGCGTTACGTTCGCCTGATGATGTTCCAAAAGCGAAATTCATCGGTACAACTTGGATGATTTTAGGTCTTTATGGAGCTATCTTCACTGGTTTTGCAGGATTAGCTTTCATCAGCACACAAGATGTTGGAGTACTTTCTCAGTTCGGTATTGAGGTTGTAAACAATGAAGCTGGCATACAAGTGCTGAGCGATCCAGAGAAAATCTTTATTGCATTTTCCCAAATTTTATTTGACCCAATCATTGCAGGTATTTTATTAGCAGCTATTTTGTCTGCCATCATGAGTACGATTGACTCCCAGTTGCTTGTATCTTCTTCTGCGGTTGCGGAAGATTTCTATAAAGCGATCTTAAGAAAAGAAGCTTCTGAAAAAGAATTAGTTTGGATTGGTCGTTTTGCAGTACTTGTCATTGCGATTATAGCAACCTTACTAGCATCAAATCCAGATAGTTCTGTATTATCACTAGTAAGCTATGCGTGGGCTGGTTTTGGTGGTGCGTTTGGACCAATCATCATCCTGTCCCTATTCTGGAAAGGCATGACGAGAAATGGTGCCTTAGCCGGTATTATTGTCGGTGCCTTAACGGTTATTATTTGGGGAGATTTCCTATCAGGTGGAATTTTCGACCTTTATGAAATCGTTCCTGCCTTCATCTTGAACCTAATAGCTTCTGTTGTGGTGAGTTTACTAGGTAAACCATCTAACGAAATGGTGGAAGAGTTCGAAAAAGCAAAATCAAACTATTAATTAGTAAATAAAGAAAGGATAGCATAACTTGAAATGACTTGAAAAGTTTAGAATGGTTATTTCAATCGCTAGTTTTTGAGCATTAGTTCGGTATTGTACCGGACTAATGCCTTTTAATTTGTGAAATATAAAAGATGTTTTAGTTACGTTATTTTTATATCTGCTTTCATTTCACGACTTTATCATATTTTAGGTAGTTTTGATTTGTTTAATCTCTATCTCTTCGATAATAATGAGTAAGCGGGTCTGGATCAGTCAGTTAGATTTAAAGCCTTCCATAATAATATCATCCAGGACTAGCGCAGCTCCTTCATTTGAGTAAGAAAGCAAATTCTACCACATTTCTGCTCGTATTCAAGATTAAGTCCTTGTTTCTTGATTCTATTATTTTTGGCCTGGTGCTATACCGTTTCTTAAATTATCTAGGATGTTTTCCCCGCT is from Radiobacillus kanasensis and encodes:
- the ligA gene encoding NAD-dependent DNA ligase LigA is translated as MNVELAKEKLAALRDELNQYNYEYHVLDRPSVSDYEYDVKMRELKDIEAQFPELITADSPSQRVGGEPLESFQKVNHAIPMLSLGNAFNEQDLRDFDRRVRDGIGEEPTYVCELKIDGLAVSLLYENGQFVRGATRGDGTTGEEITNNLKTIRSIPLKLSNEETMEVRGEAFMPHKSFVKLNEVKEENGEEPFANPRNAAAGSLRQLDPKIAAKRNLDIFLYSVGLWEEGQLESHSERLEYLKEIGFKTNPEWRKCTNIDEVIQFVEGWMEKRPQLSYEIDGIVIKVDRLDHQEQLGFTAKSPRWAIAYKFPAEEVVTKLKEIELSVGRTGVITPTAILEPVKVAGTTVQRASLHNEDLIREKDIRINDTVVIKKAGDIIPEVVRVITDQRTGQEDPFYMPTECPACGSELIRLEEEVALRCINPNCPAQLKEGLIHFVSRNAMNIDGLGEKVVEQLFEEKLIHTIADLYKLQRDDLLKLERMGEKSVDNLLNAIESSKQNSLERLLFGLGIRYVGSKAAKTLAEYFEQMEQLMKATAADLVAINEIGDKMAESIERYFSEEKVQNLIKELYTLGLNMEYKGPKRSEQAADSVFSGKTIVLTGKLETFGRTEAKERIEALGGKITGSVSKKTDLLIAGEDAGSKYDKAKDLGIEIWDEQQLIQALEG
- a CDS encoding CamS family sex pheromone protein, with protein sequence MEKLRKKLILMLVGLLLLTSCAPSFDNSEEDIVEENQDQTNQETAIIPSYSLSEENYRVILPYKLGKARGVIVNQVFNRLDIDELEEGLKRHSKDVFEPDKYFFQEGQYLTEDIVYEWLGSAKPDEEGNQGLNPPLAENATKKQHQENPRYLSHILEQDYLMKTGEDRVVLGGVSIGLAMKSVYRFQTEIGGPYFFEKISKQEMLSKGQELAQKIVERMRKMEGLSKVPIMVSLYREEAQDSMVPGNFVAKTVVEEGSSSVGDWEEINEKHVLFPSDEASENYKEDANNLSFFEQDIAEYFPNYTSVIGKGFYVNDELQKLTIEIPIQFNGKAEVVGFSQYVYGLVVEGFQPHYDLEINITSGDQQESLITREAGEEEPQVHIYH
- a CDS encoding helix-turn-helix domain-containing protein, which produces MEIGPFIKLHRIKQNMTQEDLADGIVSESYLSKIENQKTTASPDVINLLCSRLGIQLNKEDELNLNGQCQEWFDMLFEVNSKEQITEKYEELKVLVESHLSDMQVLFEIHKIRYFLILGQKQNALQQINNLKDLSETFNSVQQYYWLKFNGNYNSVIGDQHSALRFYQLAEEKYGHSDISESEFADLRYTMSVTHSKLRNTLEVIDYAKKALEDFSKQYNFRRCAQCHLLLGISYRRIKIYDKAEKNYNLAQHLAKLNNDQQTIAITHQNLGYLHSTKGESEKAIFFFKKVVEDGHSDTVVLIKGMASIVKEYYNLQKYDEAMEMVNAGLHTLEQLEWIENYQLYFYELKTYHAVLTHNKEKFESVVIKEFLPYLKKQKHYAELVSYATMAGKHYEDLLKYKSASEYYKLAISTYEELIKI
- the putP gene encoding sodium/proline symporter PutP, translated to MTGATLITFIVYLIGMLLIGVVSYRLTSNLSDYVLGGRRLGPGVAALSAGASDMSGWLLLGLPGAVYAAGMSEAWMAIGLSIGAYLNWQFVARPLRVYTEVSNNSITIPDFLENRFRDKSHILRVISALVILLFFTFYTSSGMVGGAKLFEASFGLSYNQALWIGAIVIVSYTFLGGFLAVSWTDFIQGILMFLALIVVPIRAIFVIGGWDATVQAVGNIDPSHLNMVAGVGGLAIVSSMAWGLGYFGQPHIITRFMALRSPDDVPKAKFIGTTWMILGLYGAIFTGFAGLAFISTQDVGVLSQFGIEVVNNEAGIQVLSDPEKIFIAFSQILFDPIIAGILLAAILSAIMSTIDSQLLVSSSAVAEDFYKAILRKEASEKELVWIGRFAVLVIAIIATLLASNPDSSVLSLVSYAWAGFGGAFGPIIILSLFWKGMTRNGALAGIIVGALTVIIWGDFLSGGIFDLYEIVPAFILNLIASVVVSLLGKPSNEMVEEFEKAKSNY